One window from the genome of Meleagris gallopavo isolate NT-WF06-2002-E0010 breed Aviagen turkey brand Nicholas breeding stock unplaced genomic scaffold, Turkey_5.1 ChrUn_random_7180001880230, whole genome shotgun sequence encodes:
- the LOC104916258 gene encoding DNA-directed RNA polymerase II subunit RPB1-like — protein sequence MEDGASAPVTAANQQRAVRSLANEGGVRNESANGRPTGTETANGVTAAMAAVSNQVLAGLASANEDAWDWRSEGAWLRAPCWGGGEDVWVTWDGSRVSTNQCGSPQKWHPDPRNAANDPEIPVHGPKNPTIGPKNPTEIPENVTDVNKNPTELSSDPKNPTIDPKIPTEIPGNVTDVNKNPMELNRAPKAPIIHPKNPTQDPRNPTDINTTPTETHKDPKNATIDPTNRNVAKQTPTEDPKAPKNPTIDPKNPREDPQNPRQDPKTPKEDSHPTAGWWLSPDSSFSKLILRRGRGVERPGLGSWCCVLLEPPQTAGNGRWDPQNETNDPENPTEDLRKPTEVRKDLRSATGGPENPTVGPKNGRKDPKNSTEELQNSKEDPKKGD from the coding sequence ATGGAAGACGGCGCTTCAGCCCCTGTCACTGCAGCCAATCAGCAACGAGCAGTGCGAAGTCTAGCCAATGAGGGAGGAGTGCGCAACGAGTCGGCCAATGGAAGACCCACCGGCACAGAGACGGCCAATGGGGTCACAGCGGCGATGGCTGCGGTGTCCAATCAGGTGTTAGCAGGGCTGGCGTCAGCCAATGAGGATGCTTGGGATTGGCGGAGTGAGGGGGCGTGGCTCCGGGCGCCATGTTGGGGTGGGGGCGAGGATGTGTGGGTCACGTGGGACGGCAGCAGGGTGTCCACCAATCAGTGCGGGAGTCCCCAAAAGTGGCACCCGGACCCCCGAAATGCAGCGAATGACCCCGAGATCCCAGTGCATGGCCCCAAAAACCCAACAATCGGCCCCAAAAATCCCACGGAAATCCCAGAAAACGTAACCGATGTCAACAAGAACCCAACTGAGCTCAGCAGCGACCCCAAAAACCCAACAATCGACCCCAAAATCCCCACGGAAATCCCTGGAAATGTAACCGATGTCAATAAGAACCCAATGGAGCTCAACAGAGCCCCCAAAGCCCCCATAATCCACCCCAAAAACCCAACCCAAGACCCCAGGAACCCAACCGACATCAACACGACCCCGACTGAAACCCACAAAGACCCCAAAAACGCAACAATTGACCCCACAAACCGAAATGTTGCCAAGCAGACCCCGACTGAAGACCCCAAGGCCCCCAAAAACCCAACGATTGACCCCAAAAACCCACGAGAAGACCCCCAAAATCCCAGGCaagaccccaaaaccccaaaaGAAGACTCCCACCCCACCGCCGGCTGGTGGCTGAGCCCCGACTCCTCCTTCTCCAAGCTGATTCTCCGCCGTGGCCGCGGTGTGGAGCGCCCTGGGTTGGGGTCTTGGTGCTGCGTTCTACTGGAGCCCCCCCAAACTGCTGGGAACGGCCGTTGGGATCCCCAAAATGAGACAAATGACCCCGAAAATCCAACGGAGGACCTCCGAAAACCGACTGAGGTCCGTAAGGATCTCCGAAGCGCGACGGGAGGCCCCGAAAACCCAACGGTGGGCCccaaaaatggaaggaaagacCCCAAAAATTCGACTGAGGAGCTCCAGAATTCGAAGGAAGACCCCAAAAAAGGCGATTGA